The Corynebacterium simulans genome contains a region encoding:
- a CDS encoding IS3 family transposase, which yields MIRFIDEHRNRFSVEFICQTLNTHREGGFLTSRGYRQSKARGLSARRLRDAVLIEHISAVHRDNYGVYGVRKMWHALRRDGIDIGREQTARLMRLAGVSGKGKGRSPITTRKPNVPDLRPDLVNREFRAPGPHRLWVADITYVRTRKGFVYTAFVTDVFSRRIVGWALSDSMRTEALPLQALNQAIVCAKETTGLIHHSDHGSQYVSIVYNERLAEHGIAASTGTVGDSYDKDRAVPGHWEGDLIIGQGGTTALVTCVERSTRYTMIRKLDVHDSATTVDKLIEMFTGKIRNITKTLAWDQGVELAQVDKLSIARGLAVYFCDPHSPWQRPTNENTNGLVRDFLPEGSDFSALTDKDVQHIQDLLNGRPRKVLNWYKPEEKIQELFK from the coding sequence ATGATCCGGTTCATTGATGAGCATCGGAATCGTTTCTCAGTCGAGTTCATCTGCCAGACGTTAAACACCCATCGTGAAGGCGGCTTCCTTACTTCGCGCGGGTACCGCCAGTCTAAAGCCCGTGGATTAAGTGCTCGTCGCCTTCGCGATGCTGTGCTGATTGAACACATTAGTGCTGTTCATCGCGATAATTACGGTGTCTACGGTGTGCGGAAAATGTGGCATGCTCTCCGCCGTGACGGAATTGATATCGGTCGTGAACAAACTGCTCGGTTGATGCGCCTGGCCGGTGTTTCTGGCAAAGGCAAAGGCAGGTCACCTATCACAACCCGTAAGCCTAACGTGCCTGATCTGCGCCCAGACTTGGTAAATCGTGAATTTAGGGCTCCTGGCCCTCATCGGCTGTGGGTGGCGGACATTACCTACGTGCGCACCAGGAAAGGCTTTGTGTACACCGCGTTCGTGACCGATGTATTCTCCCGGAGGATCGTCGGATGGGCGCTGTCGGATTCGATGCGCACCGAAGCCTTGCCGCTGCAAGCGCTCAACCAGGCGATCGTGTGCGCCAAAGAAACAACGGGCTTGATTCACCATTCAGACCACGGCTCACAATATGTGAGCATCGTCTACAACGAGCGCCTGGCTGAGCACGGTATCGCAGCGTCGACTGGGACGGTGGGTGACTCCTATGACAAGGACCGCGCAGTTCCAGGGCATTGGGAAGGCGATCTCATCATCGGACAAGGAGGAACCACTGCACTTGTAACCTGTGTAGAACGCAGTACTCGCTACACCATGATCCGCAAACTAGATGTTCATGATTCCGCCACGACTGTCGATAAGTTGATCGAGATGTTTACCGGCAAAATACGCAACATCACTAAAACTCTGGCCTGGGACCAAGGCGTAGAACTAGCCCAAGTAGACAAGCTGAGCATCGCACGTGGACTAGCAGTCTACTTCTGTGATCCACACTCGCCGTGGCAACGTCCTACCAACGAAAACACCAACGGGCTAGTCAGAGACTTCCTGCCCGAAGGAAGCGACTTTAGTGCCCTGACCGACAAGGATGTCCAACACATTCAAGACCTTCTCAACGGGCGCCCCAGAAAAGTCCTCAACTGGTATAAACCAGAAGAGAAGATACAAGAACTATTCAAGTGA
- a CDS encoding ABC transporter ATP-binding protein: protein MANTESTLRVESLTKSFGEVCAVKDLSFSIERGEVVALLGPNGAGKTSTIDLILGLSKPDSGNIEVCGMTPRNAVVLGRVSAMMQSGGLLPNLKVRETVELMASFHRDSLSAEEALERAGAGEFAERYVGKCSGGQQQKLRFAMALVSNPELIVLDEPTAGVDVEARRDFWANIREDAREGRTVIFATHYLEEADDFADRIVMMNHGVLVADGSPQELRAQVSGKTIHAKLQASQSEVEQALRDFPQISLDMRREEFVLVAEDTDKIARLLLTRGLARDISITARSLDDAFIDLAHQER, encoded by the coding sequence ATGGCAAACACGGAGTCCACGTTAAGAGTTGAATCACTAACAAAGTCATTTGGTGAGGTTTGTGCAGTAAAGGACCTCAGTTTCTCGATTGAGCGCGGTGAGGTCGTAGCCCTTTTGGGACCTAATGGTGCGGGTAAGACTTCCACCATCGATCTCATCTTGGGCCTAAGCAAACCAGATTCAGGAAACATTGAAGTATGCGGGATGACGCCGCGCAACGCGGTGGTGCTCGGTCGAGTTTCTGCAATGATGCAGTCGGGAGGCCTGCTTCCTAACTTAAAGGTTCGCGAAACGGTTGAGCTTATGGCCAGTTTCCATCGTGATTCCTTAAGCGCAGAGGAAGCGTTAGAACGCGCTGGTGCTGGCGAGTTTGCAGAACGGTACGTGGGTAAATGCTCAGGAGGCCAGCAACAAAAGCTACGTTTTGCAATGGCTTTGGTCAGCAATCCTGAACTCATCGTCTTAGACGAACCTACAGCTGGCGTGGATGTAGAAGCTCGACGCGATTTTTGGGCGAATATACGTGAAGATGCTCGCGAGGGACGAACCGTTATCTTCGCTACCCATTATTTGGAAGAAGCCGACGATTTTGCAGATCGAATCGTGATGATGAATCACGGTGTCCTTGTAGCGGACGGCAGCCCACAGGAGCTACGAGCGCAAGTTTCAGGAAAAACAATTCATGCCAAACTTCAAGCTTCGCAGTCAGAAGTGGAACAAGCATTAAGAGATTTTCCTCAGATATCGCTCGATATGCGCAGGGAAGAATTCGTTTTGGTAGCCGAGGATACTGACAAAATCGCACGCTTGCTTTTAACTCGAGGTCTTGCGAGAGACATCAGCATTACTGCGCGCAGCCTTGATGACGCCTTTATCGACCTAGCTCATCAGGAAAGGTAG
- a CDS encoding Gfo/Idh/MocA family oxidoreductase, which yields MNTVRVVVCGTTFGRIYINGIKKLADKFSLVAILSQGSEQSRRLAEQLGVPLCTKIEDLPAFDLACVVVRSSVVGGSGTQLALEFLSRGKHVVMEHPIHKKDSVDCYRMAAKNNVQFKLNTFYRWNPTISRYLEIATTLTRQFKIIHIDAECSIHFLFSTLDIIGRITGGFTPWSFDDDTQVTGIFTTLTGSIRKTPLCLRVVNHNDPEKPDDFAHVGHRITVFTHAGNLVLTETDGTIIWHPNTPIPRDQAGLLSTAADDRLSTLQLHENLLIEPCVTRVALYDHTWPAGIAEFLNEVYDKLACSKNEAQEAEYLLALCAVWARTGQLLGPTCTVQAAMHAEPLSLESLMWPLGESHTSPIERNNPNHRNTGEITWMSQR from the coding sequence ATGAACACTGTACGCGTCGTCGTATGCGGCACAACATTTGGCCGTATATACATCAACGGGATAAAAAAGCTTGCGGATAAATTTTCGCTGGTAGCAATCCTATCTCAGGGCAGCGAACAGTCGCGCCGGCTGGCAGAGCAGCTAGGCGTACCTCTGTGTACCAAGATCGAAGATCTCCCCGCTTTTGATCTTGCCTGTGTGGTGGTCAGATCTAGCGTCGTTGGCGGTTCCGGCACGCAGCTCGCCCTAGAGTTTTTAAGCCGTGGCAAGCATGTAGTGATGGAGCACCCGATCCACAAGAAAGACTCTGTAGATTGCTACCGGATGGCAGCGAAAAATAACGTGCAGTTCAAGCTCAACACCTTCTACCGCTGGAATCCAACCATATCCCGGTACTTGGAAATCGCAACAACACTAACCAGGCAGTTCAAAATCATCCACATAGACGCCGAATGTAGCATTCACTTTCTATTCTCAACGCTCGATATCATCGGAAGGATTACCGGCGGTTTTACCCCATGGAGCTTTGATGACGACACCCAAGTTACCGGAATATTCACTACGCTCACCGGTTCGATACGCAAAACCCCGCTCTGCTTGCGCGTGGTTAATCACAACGACCCAGAAAAGCCAGACGATTTCGCTCACGTGGGGCATCGAATAACTGTTTTCACGCACGCCGGAAATCTGGTGCTCACCGAGACTGACGGAACCATCATCTGGCACCCAAACACCCCAATCCCACGAGATCAAGCTGGCTTGCTAAGCACTGCTGCCGATGATCGTTTGAGCACTCTACAGTTGCATGAGAATCTCCTTATCGAGCCGTGCGTTACCCGTGTCGCCCTCTACGACCATACCTGGCCTGCAGGCATTGCGGAGTTTCTGAACGAAGTATATGACAAGTTGGCGTGCTCCAAGAACGAAGCGCAAGAAGCCGAATACCTCCTGGCATTGTGCGCAGTCTGGGCGCGCACCGGACAATTACTGGGTCCCACATGTACCGTCCAAGCAGCTATGCATGCCGAACCACTCAGTCTCGAGAGTCTGATGTGGCCGCTGGGGGAGTCTCATACCTCCCCCATTGAGCGAAACAACCCCAACCACCGGAACACAGGAGAGATAACATGGATGTCACAGCGCTGA
- a CDS encoding non-ribosomal peptide synthetase, with translation MDVTALINDLESRGIALWVNGDRLNYRSPKGSLREEDLAALRSNKEKVLAWLREREAVPHDEQARFAPFPMTDIQRAYATGQNEGYDLGGTGCHSYAEIRTERLDRSRLEQAWHELIQRHDMLSAVVVPPDSLQVVKSRSLPVLQAVDLAGHNPDVPDAEYLRHRAKLENRSYPLGTWPLHEFQLLQFDECSILQFSVDMIIADFVSVRVMVEELLTLYAGNVLPELEDTTFRDIITSRNHHSQSAAGFAARTNAKKYWSEIIPSLSGKPLLPTLTSADRTSEMPVRFTRRTWRCSPAAWSKLTDAASTHGVTPSATLLTAYADVLRRWSSTSDFCVNVTSMNRDSAIAGINRIIGDFTEMTLHACHPHTGTFSERVHATQEQLSEELSHAAYSGVDVLRDIARTTGQPAVIPVVFTSALGADTPHNNGPAYNLVSGVSRTPQVWIDCQAFQDGGSCNVNWDVREDVFEPALIDDMWESFTDLLDRLVDDGSAWQETDSVHLPDKTIAIRNRIHKTHVQQTTRCLHDGFWDNVQQHPHQPALVCGGKTYSYQHLAGYVGALQHELSDVGPGDYIAIVLGNGVWQIAAAVAVVSTGAAYVPIDHEQPAIRQRSMIEACRPANVITNSHFSEENTDISNINVDTLSPIQYSGTIASPVSPTETAYIIFTSGSTGIPKGVVVTHSAAMNTIDSVNNLLGRNKRRTVLGVSKLSFDLSVYDIFGTFASGGTLVLPLDEESRNPSKWIDFLVDNNVDTWNSVPALFQMLVREVEVTRHPNILSLDLVMLSGDRIPGTLPAHAAPHFPNAELISLGGATEGGIWSIFHPMTCHTNETSIPYGTALPNQGMWVLDEACNECPDWVRGQIHISGESLATGYLNDPTSTAEKFFFSEKHGTRMYATGDIGSYRPDGVIEFHGRRDNQLKINGYRVETGEIEGVLESNDFVERAIVLTQETSDPIKLHAFVTDAQSDKDELKDAGQIRNSELRTMLEQRWTPADTSLDTGIFATWMRLGNEAAMAALLAAFQQAGVFLVAGKYHTLTEITAAIHPSEEYRELITRWLNILTGEGLATKDDEGWTVSQQTLDFFVFGEAWDQFGNMEAEINNSKELFNYQRHAAEALLSQLRGEISPTEVFFPEGDTHNARTIYGENRISKAMNAAAAEAVIGIAEHHADHPVRILEVGAGIGATTEKIVSRLPENVIEYRFTDISTFFLHKAQKMFAHCDAMTYGLFDMNSDCTSQDVEFGGYDIILCANVLHNSVNIEESFTRLKQLRRPGGVIVIVEPITELYAALISVSIKMNLVDFTDHRAESHKVFIEDAQWDQVFRDTQMHRIAEYPNTSDPLRECGQRLIIVGADDDDVPTLNSEDILGYLRAHLPGYMVPASVNVLPELPLTSNGKVDRKALAQLCLEPVGSPNNRIDPPRNETEEQIATIWRDVLDTTEVGRNDDFYALGGDSLLMAETVTRLRQEIPGLQQHTWDALMRGVLKVPTIAGISALAQAAGSSCQPEALKAVNSANHTSPELTALSTVASGSPTGSSNLHVYRLPKDAMFCRVMIHAGTGRLKDYEFLMPELLQRQPEIAHVGFTAGDADRFLDYTTRTLIRDLAQSYAQELDELDMESYQLVGYCIGGMLALETAKALTELGRDVRQVTCISTHQCPHRVTNELLCELAYGCIFNADLSAMGANFDLKTLAAALEHTLDGINRNISDEELCTLEGPYADIGEFFQKMAVLSPRARRKLIYRSIREFDTDSESTRGMLDILYDVFRHSLLGTIDYVPDVYFGDVVVLQPTEGVTGFYPSLGGDIDWPATVLGNLQIHAVAGSHATCLLQENVPSLLPFFTEREQRNG, from the coding sequence ATGGATGTCACAGCGCTGATTAACGACCTTGAATCCCGCGGTATAGCGCTATGGGTGAACGGCGATCGACTCAACTACCGTTCACCCAAGGGTTCCTTGCGCGAGGAAGACCTCGCGGCCTTAAGGTCAAATAAGGAAAAGGTTTTGGCATGGTTGCGTGAGCGGGAGGCCGTTCCGCATGATGAGCAAGCACGGTTCGCCCCCTTCCCCATGACCGATATTCAGCGCGCATACGCAACCGGTCAGAACGAAGGCTATGATCTGGGTGGCACCGGGTGCCACAGCTACGCCGAAATACGAACGGAACGCCTTGATCGCAGCCGCCTTGAACAGGCCTGGCACGAACTCATCCAGCGCCATGACATGCTCTCTGCAGTGGTCGTTCCACCGGATTCGCTGCAGGTGGTTAAATCTCGCAGTTTGCCGGTGCTACAAGCTGTAGACCTCGCGGGCCACAACCCAGATGTCCCGGACGCCGAGTATCTTCGTCACCGCGCAAAATTGGAAAACCGTAGCTACCCGTTGGGCACCTGGCCACTGCACGAATTCCAGCTTTTGCAATTTGACGAATGCAGCATCCTACAGTTTTCGGTGGACATGATCATCGCCGACTTTGTAAGCGTGAGGGTGATGGTCGAGGAACTTCTAACTCTCTACGCAGGTAACGTTCTACCGGAACTAGAGGACACCACGTTTCGGGATATAATCACCTCCCGTAACCACCACAGCCAGAGTGCCGCTGGCTTCGCTGCACGCACCAATGCAAAAAAGTACTGGTCCGAGATCATCCCCTCGTTGTCCGGCAAACCCTTACTGCCGACGCTGACCTCAGCCGATCGCACATCCGAAATGCCGGTGCGTTTCACCCGGCGTACCTGGCGATGCTCGCCAGCAGCATGGTCAAAGCTCACCGACGCAGCAAGCACTCACGGCGTCACTCCTTCGGCGACGCTACTTACCGCCTACGCCGATGTACTGCGCCGTTGGTCCTCCACAAGTGACTTTTGCGTCAATGTCACTTCGATGAACCGAGATTCTGCCATTGCCGGAATCAACCGTATTATCGGAGACTTTACCGAGATGACCCTACATGCTTGCCATCCGCACACTGGAACCTTTAGTGAGCGCGTGCACGCAACCCAGGAGCAGCTATCCGAAGAGCTATCACACGCTGCGTATTCCGGGGTTGACGTGTTGCGCGATATAGCCCGCACTACCGGGCAGCCCGCGGTAATCCCGGTAGTATTCACCAGCGCGTTGGGTGCAGACACACCGCACAACAATGGTCCGGCCTACAACCTTGTCTCCGGCGTAAGCCGAACGCCGCAGGTATGGATTGACTGTCAGGCATTCCAGGACGGAGGCTCTTGCAACGTCAACTGGGACGTGCGAGAGGACGTCTTTGAACCGGCGTTGATCGACGACATGTGGGAGTCATTTACCGACCTACTCGATCGCCTGGTCGACGACGGTTCGGCGTGGCAGGAAACTGATTCAGTCCACTTGCCCGATAAGACGATCGCCATCCGTAACCGCATTCACAAAACCCACGTACAGCAGACCACCCGATGCCTCCACGACGGGTTTTGGGATAACGTCCAGCAGCACCCACACCAGCCAGCGCTGGTGTGTGGCGGAAAAACCTACAGCTACCAACATCTGGCTGGCTACGTCGGGGCATTACAGCATGAGCTCTCTGATGTCGGTCCCGGAGATTACATTGCCATCGTCCTAGGTAACGGAGTATGGCAAATAGCTGCCGCTGTTGCCGTGGTATCAACTGGTGCAGCCTACGTGCCGATCGATCACGAGCAACCCGCAATCCGCCAACGTTCAATGATAGAAGCGTGTCGTCCTGCCAACGTCATCACTAATTCTCATTTCTCCGAAGAAAATACCGATATCTCCAACATCAACGTCGATACTCTCAGCCCGATACAGTACAGTGGCACCATAGCCTCACCGGTTTCCCCCACCGAAACCGCCTACATCATCTTCACCTCAGGCAGCACCGGAATTCCAAAAGGTGTTGTCGTTACGCACTCGGCTGCAATGAACACCATAGATAGCGTGAACAATCTCCTCGGCCGAAATAAAAGACGCACGGTATTGGGGGTATCGAAGTTATCCTTTGACTTATCCGTGTATGACATCTTCGGTACCTTCGCAAGCGGTGGCACTTTGGTCCTGCCGTTAGACGAGGAATCGCGAAACCCCAGCAAATGGATCGATTTCCTTGTTGATAACAACGTCGATACCTGGAACTCTGTTCCTGCACTGTTCCAAATGCTTGTGCGAGAGGTAGAGGTGACCCGTCACCCGAACATCCTCAGCCTAGACCTGGTTATGCTGTCCGGAGACAGGATCCCGGGCACTCTCCCAGCGCATGCTGCACCCCACTTCCCTAATGCTGAACTCATCAGCCTCGGCGGCGCCACGGAGGGCGGAATATGGTCGATTTTCCACCCGATGACCTGTCACACAAATGAAACTAGCATACCATATGGTACCGCGTTACCCAACCAAGGAATGTGGGTGCTCGACGAGGCCTGCAATGAGTGTCCGGACTGGGTGCGAGGGCAAATCCATATTTCCGGGGAAAGCCTAGCCACCGGTTACCTCAACGATCCAACCTCCACAGCAGAGAAATTTTTCTTTTCCGAAAAGCATGGCACACGTATGTACGCTACCGGGGATATAGGAAGCTACCGCCCAGACGGCGTAATCGAGTTTCACGGCCGTCGGGACAATCAACTAAAAATCAACGGCTATCGAGTGGAAACCGGCGAGATAGAAGGAGTCCTCGAATCCAACGACTTCGTCGAACGCGCTATAGTACTCACCCAGGAAACCAGTGACCCAATTAAACTACATGCTTTCGTCACTGATGCACAGAGCGACAAAGATGAGCTCAAGGATGCTGGGCAAATCAGAAACTCGGAGCTCCGTACAATGCTTGAGCAGCGCTGGACACCTGCAGATACGAGCCTTGACACGGGAATATTTGCCACATGGATGCGGCTGGGAAACGAAGCCGCGATGGCTGCTTTGCTCGCGGCTTTCCAACAAGCCGGTGTTTTCCTCGTTGCAGGAAAATACCACACTCTTACGGAAATCACCGCGGCGATCCATCCCTCCGAAGAGTATCGCGAACTCATAACCCGTTGGCTCAATATTCTGACTGGAGAAGGCTTAGCCACTAAGGATGATGAGGGTTGGACTGTCAGCCAACAGACCCTGGACTTCTTCGTGTTCGGAGAGGCCTGGGATCAGTTCGGCAACATGGAAGCGGAAATCAATAACAGTAAGGAATTATTCAATTACCAACGGCACGCAGCTGAGGCGCTTCTTTCCCAGTTGCGCGGAGAGATCAGTCCCACCGAGGTGTTCTTCCCGGAGGGAGATACCCATAACGCCCGCACCATTTACGGCGAAAACCGCATTAGCAAGGCGATGAATGCTGCGGCCGCAGAGGCAGTGATCGGCATTGCCGAGCACCACGCTGATCATCCGGTAAGGATCCTCGAGGTCGGCGCTGGCATAGGTGCTACGACGGAAAAAATTGTTAGCCGACTCCCCGAGAACGTAATCGAATACCGCTTCACCGATATTTCGACATTCTTCCTACATAAAGCCCAAAAAATGTTCGCGCATTGTGATGCCATGACCTATGGCCTGTTTGATATGAACTCAGACTGCACATCGCAAGATGTAGAGTTCGGCGGTTACGACATCATTTTGTGCGCCAACGTACTGCATAATTCAGTAAATATCGAGGAGTCATTCACCCGCTTAAAGCAGCTGCGCCGCCCCGGGGGCGTGATCGTCATAGTAGAGCCGATCACTGAACTTTACGCAGCCCTTATCTCGGTGTCCATCAAGATGAATCTGGTTGATTTCACGGACCACCGTGCGGAATCACACAAGGTGTTCATCGAGGACGCGCAGTGGGATCAGGTCTTCAGGGATACCCAGATGCACCGCATCGCGGAGTACCCAAACACTAGTGACCCGTTGCGCGAATGCGGGCAACGACTCATCATCGTTGGTGCCGATGACGACGATGTCCCCACGCTCAACAGTGAAGACATTCTGGGCTACCTGCGTGCTCACCTACCGGGTTACATGGTTCCGGCTTCCGTCAATGTACTACCGGAATTGCCGTTAACCTCAAATGGCAAGGTAGACCGCAAGGCCCTAGCGCAACTCTGCTTAGAACCGGTGGGAAGCCCCAACAACCGGATCGATCCTCCACGCAACGAAACGGAAGAGCAGATAGCGACTATCTGGCGCGATGTCCTCGACACCACGGAGGTTGGGCGCAATGATGACTTCTATGCGCTTGGGGGTGACTCACTGCTCATGGCCGAAACGGTAACCCGGCTCCGCCAAGAAATACCTGGCCTACAGCAGCACACGTGGGACGCCCTTATGCGTGGCGTACTCAAGGTGCCAACCATCGCAGGCATTTCCGCGCTAGCACAGGCTGCAGGAAGTAGCTGTCAACCCGAAGCATTAAAAGCCGTTAATTCTGCTAATCATACCTCCCCTGAACTGACTGCTCTGTCTACTGTAGCCAGTGGCTCTCCAACTGGGTCTTCAAATCTGCATGTATACCGATTGCCGAAGGACGCAATGTTCTGCCGCGTGATGATCCACGCTGGCACTGGCCGCCTGAAGGACTACGAGTTCTTGATGCCCGAACTGCTTCAACGCCAGCCAGAGATTGCCCACGTTGGTTTTACCGCTGGTGACGCAGATCGATTCCTGGACTACACAACCCGTACGCTGATCAGGGATCTGGCCCAGAGCTACGCCCAGGAACTTGATGAGTTGGATATGGAATCTTATCAGTTGGTCGGCTACTGCATTGGCGGTATGTTAGCGCTGGAGACCGCGAAGGCGCTCACCGAACTCGGCCGCGACGTGCGCCAGGTAACTTGCATCAGCACCCACCAGTGCCCGCACCGGGTCACTAATGAACTGCTGTGTGAGCTCGCCTATGGGTGCATTTTCAACGCTGACCTAAGTGCAATGGGGGCGAACTTCGACCTCAAAACCCTCGCAGCAGCCCTGGAGCACACCCTTGATGGCATCAACCGCAATATCAGTGACGAAGAACTGTGTACCCTTGAAGGCCCATACGCAGATATCGGGGAATTCTTCCAAAAGATGGCGGTGTTGAGTCCCAGGGCGCGCCGCAAACTCATCTACCGAAGCATCCGTGAATTCGACACAGACTCCGAGTCCACTCGCGGGATGCTGGACATCCTATACGATGTCTTCCGGCATTCGTTACTCGGAACCATCGACTACGTCCCCGATGTCTATTTCGGTGATGTAGTCGTACTGCAGCCTACCGAAGGTGTAACTGGTTTTTACCCGAGCCTAGGCGGAGACATCGATTGGCCAGCGACCGTGCTCGGCAACCTGCAGATACATGCCGTGGCCGGTTCTCATGCCACCTGCCTGCTACAGGAGAACGTACCCTCACTACTTCCGTTCTTCACGGAGAGGGAACAACGAAATGGCTAA
- a CDS encoding IS3 family transposase, which produces MIRFQFVDDHRTEYSVKRMCDVLKLNRSSFYKWVSTRKKRRLKMYSDAVIGARIKTIFDDEHGLYGAKRIAASLKEDTTYTPINHKKVARIMKSMGLKGFSKRRRCITTRRKP; this is translated from the coding sequence GTGATCCGCTTCCAGTTTGTCGATGACCACCGAACCGAGTACTCGGTTAAGCGGATGTGCGATGTGTTAAAGCTGAATCGTTCCTCGTTTTACAAGTGGGTGAGCACCCGTAAAAAACGCAGGTTAAAGATGTATTCTGATGCCGTTATTGGTGCAAGAATCAAGACCATCTTCGATGATGAGCACGGGCTTTATGGTGCTAAACGCATCGCCGCAAGCCTCAAGGAGGACACGACGTATACCCCGATCAATCACAAGAAAGTTGCACGCATCATGAAATCCATGGGGTTAAAAGGCTTTAGCAAACGGCGTCGATGCATTACTACCAGGCGTAAGCCTTGA
- the thrE gene encoding threonine/serine exporter ThrE gives MSFISALRERFSASSGYVATIDAAKAAPPPSPLAPVDLTDAAQVTGVMEIAARVGEILISAGTANSDAKAQIHLVASSYGLHYCHVDIMMNTITIHTAMGTGSNRRNLHVFRVAPSISVDFSKLSAVDRLIYSIRSGATPPAMAEHVLDEINNMKPPYRTSTVLLGWGVMGGILSVMLGGDALVGVMAFFVSLLVMGVNAWAARFRVPPFYQNIMGGFLAVVPAAILYNVAAGIGITFSPSQIIGSGIIVLVAGLTLVQCLVDGITRAPVTSAARFFEAMLATGAIIAGVGVGIQFSDWMGFTLPPLATLAPPVYHQVPLLILCGSIGSGAFALACGASWIEVTVSGLTAGAGMLFYYFVVIPFGVSDVVACGISATAVGLAGGLLSRRYMMPPLITMIVGYTPMLPGLTLYRGMYASLNEQMISGFTNLSRALAIAGALAAGVVLGERVARRLRRPQYFRPYATIKRVGHFSFRQASRLAAHKPRIPRVPLSPFAPKVNRPVLPPKLGPKPPMPAKQVRMLQDQAIGEDWKEEWESITEMWPVTTQWEAQPQNGESAQPAADGAEDAAETAPDAKS, from the coding sequence GTGTCATTTATTTCCGCGCTGAGGGAGCGTTTTAGCGCTTCTTCCGGCTACGTTGCCACCATCGATGCGGCAAAGGCCGCACCACCACCATCGCCGCTAGCGCCAGTCGATCTAACCGACGCCGCGCAGGTCACTGGTGTCATGGAAATCGCTGCACGCGTGGGCGAAATCCTAATCAGCGCCGGCACTGCCAACTCTGATGCCAAGGCACAGATTCATCTGGTGGCTTCTTCCTATGGTCTCCACTACTGCCATGTGGACATCATGATGAATACCATCACCATTCACACCGCGATGGGCACGGGTTCTAACCGCCGTAACCTACACGTATTCCGCGTGGCCCCTTCAATTTCGGTGGACTTTTCCAAGCTTTCCGCGGTAGACCGCCTGATCTACTCGATCCGCTCGGGCGCCACACCACCGGCCATGGCCGAGCACGTCTTGGACGAGATCAACAACATGAAGCCGCCTTATCGGACTTCTACTGTCCTTTTGGGCTGGGGCGTTATGGGTGGCATTCTCTCCGTGATGCTCGGCGGCGACGCCTTGGTGGGCGTCATGGCGTTTTTCGTCTCTTTGCTGGTTATGGGCGTCAACGCCTGGGCGGCAAGGTTCCGCGTGCCGCCCTTCTACCAAAACATCATGGGCGGATTCCTCGCCGTCGTACCGGCGGCGATCCTCTACAACGTGGCCGCCGGAATCGGCATTACCTTCTCGCCTTCCCAGATCATTGGTTCAGGCATTATTGTGCTCGTCGCCGGCCTTACCCTGGTGCAATGTTTGGTCGACGGCATCACCCGCGCACCGGTAACATCGGCCGCTCGCTTCTTCGAAGCCATGCTGGCCACCGGCGCGATCATCGCCGGCGTCGGCGTGGGCATTCAGTTCTCTGACTGGATGGGCTTTACCCTGCCGCCTCTGGCCACGCTCGCGCCGCCGGTCTATCACCAGGTCCCGCTGCTCATCCTCTGCGGCAGCATCGGTTCGGGCGCCTTCGCCCTGGCCTGCGGCGCTTCCTGGATTGAGGTCACCGTCTCTGGCCTTACCGCGGGCGCCGGTATGCTCTTCTACTACTTCGTAGTCATTCCTTTCGGTGTGAGCGACGTCGTAGCCTGCGGCATCTCCGCCACGGCGGTGGGCCTGGCCGGCGGCCTGCTCTCGCGCCGCTACATGATGCCGCCGCTCATCACAATGATCGTGGGCTATACGCCGATGCTGCCTGGCCTTACCCTCTACCGCGGCATGTACGCCTCGCTGAATGAGCAGATGATCTCCGGCTTTACCAACCTGTCACGAGCGCTAGCCATCGCTGGTGCGCTGGCTGCCGGAGTTGTGCTGGGCGAACGCGTGGCCCGCCGCCTGCGTCGCCCGCAGTACTTCCGCCCTTATGCCACCATCAAGCGCGTGGGCCACTTCTCCTTCCGCCAGGCCAGCCGCCTGGCTGCCCACAAACCACGCATTCCGCGCGTGCCGCTTTCCCCCTTCGCGCCCAAAGTCAACCGCCCCGTCCTGCCTCCGAAGCTGGGGCCCAAGCCGCCGATGCCTGCCAAGCAGGTACGCATGCTCCAAGACCAAGCCATCGGCGAAGACTGGAAGGAAGAATGGGAGTCCATCACCGAAATGTGGCCGGTTACCACGCAGTGGGAGGCCCAACCGCAAAACGGTGAGAGCGCACAACCCGCTGCAGACGGCGCCGAAGATGCGGCCGAAACCGCCCCAGATGCCAAATCGTGA